The Lolium perenne isolate Kyuss_39 chromosome 6, Kyuss_2.0, whole genome shotgun sequence genome segment ATTTATGGACTACTAACAAATGGGAATTCTTTGCTAATGCCTGTAATAATTTGGTAGAGCTATACATCTCTCACTAATAGTATGATTCTAGAATGTAGCAGCTGTAAACCACAGTGCTTACACCTGCCTGTAAGCTGTAATAACTTACGGCTATCTTAGTTCATGCTGCTGGTTTTGAGTTCTCGAATGGCGCTGCTCGTGTCACATATTATTCTTAGTGAGACAGAGTTATTTTGAAAATTAGCCACTTAATTATATGTATTGTTTTATTCAGATATTGTATTCTAATTAGTAGTAGCCAATAAAAGCTGGATCGGCTGACATGGTTCAAGTATTGTCAGATATGCGAAGTTACCTTTTTATTAACAGTGAGATACATATATCACAGTTTTGATTGCTTGCCTCCTTAGTTATAATCGATGATTAtttgtgtaacaccccaacttttgcaaccttgtttaagtGTCCAGAGTGcagaaatcagggggaacaaaaactttttccaaATGGTTTAGTAGGAAGAatggccttgatctgtttgttatggtGAATTGCCTTGACATGTTTATCAAGATGAATTTTTTTTTATCTGCTTGTTGAGAATTTTTCTCTTGAGCTACTTCAATGAATAACCCCTCTCTAATATAAACACCTTAGTCACTCACCACCTAAAACACAAGTGTGGTTTAGGAAAGGTTGCTCTCCTTTTACACGGCATCAAACCTCTCCACTATGGCAACCAGAGTGTGCCTACTTACAAATTTATCTTTGTGATGTATTCTAGCTCAAACCATCCttgattcaaaacttgggatcatatgcaCCTTAATACATCCTTTCCTTATACCTTAGTCAAAAACCCTAAGACCTCAGAAAATTTGGCCAAGTCCTAAAACTGTTATCTGGTTCCATTTTGAATCCTCGTGATTAAGCTACCCCTTTCCATCTAATGCCATGCACCCTATCTTAGACCTACCTTGGCATATGGACCTCCAAATCTTAGCAATGCCTTGAAACCTATCTCTCATCTGCATATTTTTCCTTGATGGTTTTTAAGCCAAGTCAATAAGATGTTTTGGAATGCTTAAAATATTCAAACTTTGGTAGTTGATTCTTAAGCTCCTACAATTGTTATAGGTGAACTCaaggcatggatctcatctatgcaacctcttctacaacttccacgtcttgcatgtctcatgaTATCCCAGTAACTCATATTTTCCACTTGATCTTGTACCTTATCCAATGTTTTAGCTATAGATCCTTTCTTCTACTCtagtcttttgtttttctttaaaATTCAAGTTTAatattcacaaaaccaagagtggataTGATGGCTAAATTTTGTAGTAATCATCCACCCTTGAGATTCACATTTCCGAAAATTATTATTTCACCCATCAAGTTCTTTCTAGTACTTTTccaaaattcccttaaaccctaatttacttctcCTCTATTTTGACTACAAAACTATTTCTAGTTTTATCAAAGCTTTTCAAATTACTTTCTCAAATAAAATGGGAAATGTGTGTGGTATGTGATATCACCCTATTTTCCACCTAAAAATAATTTCTATGTAATTATCTTCTTGGTTATATTTCTTTTTGGACAAAATGCATGTTATGGTACTTGCACCATTTCTTGCTTATTTCAAAATTTGAGAAAAACCTACCTTGCCTAGTAATGCAAGTGGAGCATTCTGAAAATTCTTGTACTAGCTAGCTACTCTTAATATTTTCAAAATACTTTTTAAATACATCTCATTTCAAAAATTGTCATGGCCTTAGGAGTGATCCCAACTTGATATCTTAAGCCCTTATTTAAATAGCAACCCCGGTGCACCAAATTTTCCTCCATGATCTTTTTAACACCATCATCCCGTCTACCTAGTCATGCTTATACATTTTCTTCATGTGACCATGCACACACTCCCTCTTCTCTCTCCTTTCTCTTTATATGTTTTAGCCCTCTTAATCCCTTGGCTCttgcatcatcaacatcatctcccTTCTATCTACTCCACCCATTTCACTTGGCGCTGGTCTTTTTTAGCACATGCAAAAGGTGAAGCCGGCCATGTTCATATATTTTTGCATATGGCCAAACCTCACCATCTCTCTCACTCTTTTATAAATCCATCAAAAACAATCAAGTGACCTAACCATCCGTATCAGCACACTTATTTATTCTACATTGTCCTTTGACAATTGTTTTGCTCCACTTTTGCTTGGCCATGGGGGAAGGCCGGCCATGTCTTGTGCATGGCAAGTGCCAACCCTCACTCTCTctatttctttatggatcaccacAAGCCATCGACCTGCACCCTCCTGAACCCATCTTTGATTAACATTGCCTACCATGCTATAGTGAGCCCCTTGTCTCTAGTGCTTGGGAGGAAATGGGGGAAAGGAAAGACATGACCCATGATCCAAATATGGGCAAGATTTTCCTTGCTAAGCACCAGCACGAGCCTGCCCTCCTGCACGTCCGGAAGCACCACTCCACACCTCCCCGGGCCTCCTCTTGCTCAAGCTCGTACACCACAGCACCTCACCAACCCCCAACCCGGGACGAGCGCGTCACCACGGGCACGTCTCCGTCCCCAACCCCACGCCACCTCTCCGTGGCAAACGGCTCCGCCAAGAGATGGAGTAGAGCACCGCGGCCACCCTAGACGCCTTGCCTACCCGAGTCTAGCCCCATGCTCCTCGCTTCCCTCTGCCCACCTTTGGACCTTTCCGTCGAGCACCTGACAGGCGGACACAACAACTCAACGACCTTGGTTCCCCACGCAGCACCCGGCCATTAGCTACCTTACAAGGAACCCCGCACCACACGCTGCTGCTCCAGCACCGCCCCTCTCCGCCAACCCTTGCTGCTGCCCCTCTCCTTACTTGTCCGTGCACCCGGTGCACCACGAGTTCATGCAGTTCGTTTAAAGGCCCCAGGCCACCTCTCTCTTTCCCCCTTAACCACCAGACTCCTCCCTCACTCACCCAACACCACCCAAGCGTAGGGAGCCCGTCTCTCCCTCTATCCCTTGTTCATCGTCGAGCCCCACGGCAGACCGGCGATGGTTGCGGTCGCCATGCTTCACCTTTTCTCTCCCTCTCCGTTCCATGGACTTCACACTGAAACTCTCGTTCTGATGCTATTTCGATTTTCCTTGTAGTATCCTGTATCTGCCATCAACGATCCGTCGCTGTCGCTAACGAGCTCGTCGTGCCAGAGTTTGGGCGTGGAGCTCTCCGACACTTCCCAGGACCGGCGCGACCTCCCTGGCCCTCTCCGAGCCCCTGCTGCATCCCCACGACCTTCCCGTCGAGAACGCTGCGTCTCCGCTCCCTCTCCTTTGGAAACGCCGCGCTCGCTACCGACGACGTCCTGGAGCCGCCAGCTTGGCCGCGGCGCCGACCCGACCATCGCAGGATCCACGCCGTTCCGCGTCCAAACCGCTGCATCCCTGCTACCTCCGCTCGACCGCGACGTCGTCCTCCCGTCGTCCCGCATCGCGCCGAAGCCCCACGGTGAGCCTCTTTTTCGCTGTCGCAGAAAAACGCGGCGCCGCCGCCGTTCTGTCATGCCACGCCGCGCTCGTCGCTGATGCGCATATGGGCCGTCGGATGCGCATCCAGTGGCTGCATGCAGCCTAACTGCATGCATGGCTACAGGCCATCGGGCCCCGCATGCCGACATGGCGGGCCACATCCCTACCCGTTAAAAACCGCCTCTCCCGCGCAGCCTCGGTGGAGCTGGGCTGAATCTGGCCGAGCCCAGCATCCCCGGCCCgatttcctttttctattttcCTCTTTTAAACCTGCCAGTAAATCCATgcctagcttttaaatcaccataaATTCGTCAAAAGTCTAAAATTAATGATTCAAATTCGTGGATGCTCACAAACAAAATCTTGACCACAGGGAATTGCATGCATGTAGTTTAGTGTTGTAAATCTGTGCCAATAAATTAAATCCTATAATATTACAGATTAGGTATTTTATTTAGTGTGATCGTTGTAGTGGTCCTATCTGTATGAGGTCAATTTTGTTGTGAGTTAGATGTGAGTACCTTTCTTTTGGCACTGGTCCCAATTGCAGAAGCTTGCTGGTTATCAACCAGAGAGcttttatttgaattttaattTGAAACCTACAAACGAGTTTTGAGCAAACCAAAGTGCTACTTGTAGATATCATGTTAGGGTACATCTGTGCCAACGGAAATAATTTTCAAAGTGGTATTTGAATTCTGGGGTTTTATTACTCAAACAGGATACCTTTTCAGTATCTGATTTTTGTAAAATCATTTGCAAATCCGAAAAATGCCAAACCAGTGGGGTTAGCACAGATTTGGTATTATCTATCCATGGGTATGCTTGGCTCTGGTTGATTGTGCTCTGATACTGGTAGGATTAGTTTTTGAATGGCTCTGGTtactgtcttgtttaaattttttaaattttttaaaaaattatttgCATGTGATTCTTGTGCAAGTGTATTATAAATGTTTTTAGCTTtcagtaggtatgctgcatgcTTTTTTGTGACTCACAGAAAGATTTAGACCATTTAATTGGTCCCTAAGTCATTTCTAGTTTTATAAAAATCATAACTTTTGTTTTAAAaacccaaatttagtgaatccaaTTTCTGTTGCTTTATAAAATCAAGTTTTACTCTCTGTGATTTTACCAAAAATTTGTGTGCAATATTATGGAGTGGCTGGTTAAATTGATGCTGGTGCTTAATTTACCCATAGGGCAATTGGGTTGTTTTTGTTTGAAATGTTTTGTAATGAACTTTGGCACCAGACCCTTTCTGGTGGTTTCCAAGATTCATTACCTACCAGTATTAGTGCGGATTATATATTGATGTGAGCTAGACCCTTTTTAACTTATAGTAGTTATGTTAAGGCCTTTTCGAGTAGCAGTAAAATCAGCCCCTTATAAATAAAATGACCATCTAGCCCTAGGTGCTATTTATTTTGTGTGTTTAGTGCCTCTGATTGAGTGGTTTGATACGGATTTTGTATGAGTGGTTGATGCTATGGCCATGTGTTGATTTTTCTCCCTTTTCTTTTGCGACATTAGAATGCGAACGCTATCGGAGAAGGAGAGGATCTTGGTGAGGATTTCGAAGAGGAAGAAAGAGCTGATGAttcatgaagatgaagtccaggGACATATAGCCAACAAAGGCAAGCCaactcttgatgcatctctgatcctatatatcttATTCTTGCACTATTACAGGTTTTATAAAAGTGCATGTCTTTTATTTATTTTGTCGGTGGTTAGTGCCACCCGAAGTTTTTATTgttccacccttagggtgcagccctcgttggTACCTACTGATTCCACCTCcattagtgatatggtgcttatcaccttgtcatccttgtcgccaTTTTTCGAAGAAGATTTGGACTATAGGGTGGGAGCCCTggaaaaatatttgtgaaaattgttTTCTAGCAAAGAGGTTTTTCTGGAAAACCTTGGAACGGGGTAGCCGTGCCCAAGTGTGGTTTTATGAAAGACAAAAAGGTTTATAAAAGGAATTGATGGAGGCAAATGGAGATGATAAGTTGTTTTCGAAAAACTTTGGTGACTAAGTACctaaccggacctagccagtacaaccacattaccctttagtgggacggggcgtagtgtagtagtttgtctcgccttagtttgggtcctgcaaatgtaaggggtagtccgagcatggacacctatcgaccgtggCCTTCCCGACGAACTGGGGACGCCTTTCCGTCTCAGAcagatggcaggggtacaacctatgggctcccattgaataatgccccgcagttggtcgcggcattccggagggtcgagctggtcggggaatttgctactcctgggtaaacgacccctcagactctggtgttgggaggtacaactctaggcggcatgtcttaggctaaggtgagcaggcgaaaaactacgatcgggtacttgtcgtggcatatgttattatgcagggatgatacccacacgatgagtattcggatcttgtggggaaagtgtacaacctctgcagagtgtagaactattcgaatagccgtgtccgcggttatggacgtggGAATGGAAGCTGCTTGGCATTGAAGGAGTTTTGATTTATAAAGTTTTTTTTCTCAAAAATTGTTTCGGGAAAATGATGTCAATGGGATTGGTTGAAATGTACCTGAGAGGTACGGTGGAAGTTGGAAAGGTTTTGATGGCCATATAAGATGGCAGGAAAAGaaattgggtcacccttacctattagtctgcaaaataaaatggtttacaaaaagttttcaacaaaaatatagatatgtcaaactctcgagaggaaccacctctcgctccttgtcgccctagtttagtgcctgttccttgctactgccatattgcatatcttttacttctctctaaggtggtttgcgagtatattcaaacgtactcattggcattgttgtcctggctatttacttggccagactttgaagaggagtactacgaagaagaggagtacgacgccgaagacgcgaactaggTCGCTCTCCCGATCACCACTttgtagggtaaaggcctgacttgggttccaccgctgtttgaagtcaaataaattccgctgctgtttgttgaactttggccttgatggcctatgatgtaagacttccgtATTAATATTATTTCGgtattgtaatggatgatgtaatctggtatcagttcggttatgtattcacgatggaatgatcttgggatcgtgaaattgtatgcataacaggagttctggactggtaagtccggggccccacaatTTGCCTCTACTTGTGTCTATTTTCTTAGTTCATGCTGGTACAAAGAGTACATTTACCTTGTGTTGCTTTACAGCCTATGAAAAATAGTGCTCTGGTTAGTCTGGTAATAAAAATAATTCTAATTGCTTGAATTAGATATCTTCAAAATGAGGCCATGGCATGAATGCTTTCCTTAGATCCTTAGTATATGGTACAATTTTGATATCATGGTTTCGAGAAAATTTGCATCTCTAGAGGGCGTTTCTTAATATTTGTGTATCCATGAAATTTTGCTCCTTATTGTCATGTGATGAAATGTACTTGGCCTAACACTTTTGAGCTGGAAAAGCGACTAACCTTCTTGATTGCACATAGCGGTGAAATACCTTTTAAACATTTTAAACTTTTAAAGTTTATTGCTGATGTTCTCTTCCCATCAGGGAAGCAACATGCATACACACAAAACAAATCAGCCATTTTCAAGAATAAGGATGGTAAAGCTTGTGTAGTGATATTTGCTTATCAGACAGGGATCTTTGAATTGAGGTAGTTACAAAATTTCATGTTTTTTCGGTGCCATGCTACATTTCTCGATGAACATGCTGCCATGTTGCCTTTAAGATTACATATTGGAATAATGTAGTGACTTATATACATATTGTCAAAGTATGATGGTGGAAAATGGTTCCTTCCTTATGTTTGTTCATACAAGTTTCTATTGACttctcattcattcattcattctttCTTGTTTTCACATGCTTTTCAAAATTTGGACTGCTGGTAGTTAATAAATGAAAGATATCGAGCTATTTACTCGTCATTTTTGTTGTTCTCCACCTTGGCTAATAAAACTATAAATTGCAGCCTGCTAATACTACCATCATCACACTTGTTCACTTGCCTGTGAGGTACGTGATGACGAATGTCTTGGTAATATGGGTTTATTATAGATAAAACAAACAATGTTTTTGTTGGAGAATCTTCCTAATATCATCGTAGATTTTAAAAGGATACTTTTGGATATCATCATTTGTTACTTGTATGCATGCAAGTG includes the following:
- the LOC127319544 gene encoding uncharacterized protein — translated: MVAYPVSAINDPSLSLTSSSCQSLGVELSDTSQDRRDLPGPLRAPAASPRPSRRERCVSAPSPLETPRSLPTTSWSRQLGRGADPTIAGSTPFRVQTAASLLPPLDRDVVLPSSRIAPKPHECERYRRRRGSW